AAACCTATTTGGTTACTTAAAATCTGTCAAGTGGAATTTAGTTGAAAAACTATTTGGTTGTCCTGATTCTGTCAAGTGAAATTCAATTGAATCCATATATAAGACTGTTTAGTTACCCTGAGTCTGACAGTTGGATTCTTCTTGAATCCATATTCAAAATTGTTTAGTTACCCATCAATCCATTagttggattctacttgaaataacttttaattttaaaattttttttatatacaacatatgcataaatttaataataatttattttaaaaaaagataaaaaaaattgtaagtgGTGACATGGCACTTCAATATGTGATCTTTCCCAAATTTTCTTGTATCCATACTATATAAAAATCTGTAGTAAGTCGTGATATGGTATTTTAAGTCCACAAAACGCATGGTGATATGATATTTCAAGTCCACAAAACACATGGATAATAAATCACAGCCAAATATGGAATACATTGTAGTGAATTGAAGTACATACATATGAGAGATCATCTTCTCAAAATACATCACTTGTTAAGATCTAATGTTTTTATAGCATCAAGTATCTCCTCCAACGTCCTTGTATGCTGTTCACAtaattttgtttgttgttttgaaTCTTTGATTTTACTAGTAAGGATTCTCTCCAGATTTTCTTTGGATTGACTTGAAGTTGGTAGGATGGTTGGTTCATGTTTGTCAGTATTCCTCGCTTGCTTGTCTGAGGAGGATGTTTGTCCATCAAATATAAACTTAAAGAATCTACAACCAGTATATTTCCCCTGTTAGAAAATGAAAGCAAAAAGTTTTCTGAAAAATTAGTAAGAATGAATTATTACAATGACAATAATATTAAAGAGGAAAATTGTATGATAGCCATACTGCAGTGGAATTGGGGCAACACCAAAAATCTCGCCCTATGTCTAATCCTCTTGTGCACTTACGGACCTTGCACTGACCTTTTCCACAGTCACACATTCTCAAGTGATCCACTCATATAAAAAAAGACATGTGAACAGGGCATTTGAAGAATTTTCTTCCCGGATTATTTGTCATAGTTGATGTAAATACGTTACATCTACTTTGACAAATTTCGCATCTATCAATAATGTCCATCTGGGTACATTAGAAATTGAAGaacataagtaaataacaaaCGATCCAATGGCTGAATATAGGGTGAGAaccaaaaaatcagaatctgaGATCACATCTAAAATTTGAGGAGATTTTTCAAAGCCCCAGATAATAAAGGTAGAAGGACCTTCTTTGGGAAGGCAATAATGCGTCAATAtattagaaaaataataaaagtttCACCTTCATGTCAAGCATAAAACAATGACAGAAACAGAAATGAAATCAACACATTGAGCTGTTCTTAAAATGAAACAAACAGTACCATTTGATAAAATTGTTCCAAGATACCATTCTAAAGACAACGACCACAGAAATATAAACTCTAAGTCATAAGTTCATAAACACAAAATCACAAAACATCCATGTCAACTACTTAATATCTCAGAAACAGAAAGTCATAAGTTCATAACCAAGTCTTCCACCCAAAGCATCAAATAAAATTGCCCTTCTACTCCATCATTTGAAGATAATAGTCAATCATTTCAGGCCTCTCTTCAGAAGGAGCAGTCAAGAATAGAGTAGCCTtgtccttcttctccatcaaataCTCTTTGATAACCATTTTCTTGTGAAAGTCAATCCCTGGAATGGCACCAATTGCTTCATGTAACTTAGTTGCAAAATCAGTCTCCTTGGTTGATATGGCTGACATTGCCTTGGCTATCATTTTTAATGGACTGACAACCTTATCAACacctgctttctttttctttgattgagCTTAGTTTTTGCTAGATGTAGAAGCCCTTTTCTTTGAACGGTTTGTACTCTGATTGAGAGTGGTACCTTCTCCTTCAAGATCCATGTCTTCATTCTCAAGGTTGATATTATCAAATGCCCTTTCATTAGCAGACAAATCAATGTCTTCATCATGGGCTCCATCAGCAGGGTGTGAGGCTGCTGCCCCTGTGGCTATTTCATTGCCTAGCCAAATAGCAACTTCAACATGAATTGGTAGAATGCTATGATCTTTCCAATATCGTTGCTCCTTCTTCTGCCAAACATTTAAATACATTATTATTCTAGCTTACCATATACATAAATTTATAAACATTGAAATGATCACCAATATTATCTTGAATTCATTCCAAACATGTTGGCCTGCATCAAACCTATTTCTTGAGCATTCAAACCCATGCCACTATTTTTCTGCATATCACTAAGCGCTTTGAATCTTgccttccaaatcttgaaaTGGTTTCGACATTGTTCCCAATCGTATGTCATCCCATACTTCTCATTCAACCTTTTAGATATGTCAAGCCATACCTCCTTCCTTAACCCATTGTCTCCACTCTTTCCAGTTTTATGTTGTGTGATACATAATTCCAACATATGATGAGATAATTCAAGTGGCCAACTTGCTTGTGATCTAGACTGGGTTCTCTCTTGTGTGGCCATTGTTTATGCCCAGTGTGACtagtaataaaaataatatacaaaAATTATTGAACTATCTTCATACACAAAATCAATAATTGCATGACAATTTGTATTAATACAATCATTTATCATTAAAATCTAATCATCCATGCAACACTGAGTTCATGAAACATAATAAACCTAAAACTTAACACAACATGACATAAGTCCATAAACCAAATATAAAAGAAACATGTCAAAAGTTTAAATACCAATTCAACACAAAAATCAAGATTTAAGTTTATAATCCAATACATTAAACTATCAATTACATTAACCATTAGCAGAAGTAGAAGTTTCTTCATCATCCATATCGCCTGTCATCCAGTTAGCCCACATGTTGTTAGCTATTTCTTCTCTGAGTTGATCAGCATTAAGGGCTTCACCACTGTAATCATCCtcaacttcatcatcatcatcatcatcatcatcatcatcatcatcaatttgTTGGTTTGGTTGAACACTAGAACTAGGCCCTGCAGCTCTCTCATCTGCATCTAAccactcatcttcttcttcaatactGTGCTGTGTAAGGATTTGGTTATGAAGTAGAACACATGCTTGAACAATTTTTACTTGAGTCCTAAATGGGTATTCCGCTTGAGCTTTCAATATCTTGAACCTTAACTTCAAATTAGAGAATGCCCGTTCAATAACGCTTCGTAGCTTAGAATGTCGCAGATTAAACAATTCCTGTTTATTTGTTGGTGACAAGTTTGAATTCTTCCACTCCTTTAAATGGTACCTAACATTACGATACAGTCTCAAGAATCTAGTTCTGTTGGCAAACCCAGCATTAACTAGATAAAATTTACCTGTAGGTACCACTAACTTGCTGTCACCCTGTCTGTGAATGGCATCCTCTAATATTCTAGAATCTGATGCAGATCCTTCTCAACCAGATATTATGTATGTAAACTTTCTACCATGATCGCATGCAGCTAAAATATTTTGAGATATAAGTCCTTTCCTATCATGAAACTTGCAATGATCAGCAACTGGAACCCAAGCTGGTACATGTGACCCATCTATGGCTCCAATGCAATCCTTGAAGTAGGGGTAGTAGCTTCTTGGGTTATTCAATATTTTTTCATGGGTTGTGGTACTTGGAGGGGTCAGTAACACTGGGTACAATTTAAGAATTGCATGTAATACTTTGTTTAAATACCGACTTACTGTCTCACCAGAGTGTCCCAAATGCAGCTTCATAACTCGATTCTTAACATTGGGGGcaattgtaaataaaaataTGACCACTTGTTCTTCCACTCGAACTGAGTTCGTGTGATACAGAAGGCCACCATCTTGTAGCCTTTGACATAAGGTAAAAAAAGACCTTCTACTCATTCTTATTATATCTCTACAAGTCCTGTCGGAAGCACCAATTATTCTCTCTGTCTCAATCCATCCACGATTACCCTCAAGTCGATAAGGTTGTTTTTTGAGGAACAGTTTGTGATACTTTTCTACTACTATTACAACAATGGTAAGTacccaaaacaatatcatctctTCATCATCGGGGTCAATATCCATCtagtacaaaaacaaaaattacaaaatacgATGACATCAATTAC
The nucleotide sequence above comes from Telopea speciosissima isolate NSW1024214 ecotype Mountain lineage chromosome 3, Tspe_v1, whole genome shotgun sequence. Encoded proteins:
- the LOC122654058 gene encoding uncharacterized protein LOC122654058, with amino-acid sequence MGHMYQLGFQLLIIARSASDSRILEDAIHRQGDSKLVVPTGKFYLVNAGFANRTRFLRLYRNVRYHLKEWKNSNLSPTNKQELFNLRHSKLRSVIERAFSNLKLRFKILKAQAEYPFRTQVKIVQACVLLHNQILTQHSIEEEDEWLDADERAAGPSSSVQPNQQIDDDDDDDDDDDDEVEDDYSGEALNADQLREEIANNMWANWMTGDMDDEETSTSANG